A genomic stretch from Lathyrus oleraceus cultivar Zhongwan6 chromosome 2, CAAS_Psat_ZW6_1.0, whole genome shotgun sequence includes:
- the LOC127120520 gene encoding transcription factor bHLH18, translated as MEVAATKMTPNDESWTSWLCDLDPEDYKIINDINIVPLSQDRDILPQSLSSGSHCSHTTSSTMSNSSGDVVNSFERPIKTLKTNNPSNIGSHSYILCFNNPEPEPELEPKGKILNNGKYLTSNQKKEPKRSILESKKTDSVTKHAQDHIIAERKRREKLSQQFIALSALIPDLKKMDKASVLGDAINHVKQLQEQVKILEQKNQRKNIESVVYVEKTKSCSSDEDVSVSDTSSNSGNGGNCCHPNRSLPEVEARVSEKNVLIRIHCEKEKGALMKIIQVIENLHLSVTSNSTLLFGTTKLDITIIAEMDNEFRLSVQELVRTIRVGLLQFM; from the exons ATGGAAGTTGCAGCTACCAAAATGACACCAAATGATGAGTCATGGACAAGTTGGTTGTGTGATTTG GATCCAGAAGATTACAAAATCATCAATGACATAAACATAGTACCTTTGTCACAAGACCGTGACATCTTGCCACAATCTTTGTCCAGTGGTAGTCATTGTTCTCACACAACCTCAAGTACTATGAGTAATTCTTCAGGAGATGTTGTTAACAGCTTTGAGAGACCTATAAAGACACTCAAGACTAATAACCCTTCAAACATAGGGTCTCATTCCTACATTCTTTGTTTCAACAATCCAGAACCAGAACCAGAACTAGAACCAAAAGGTAAGATTTTGAATAATGGGAAGTATTTAACCTCAAATCAGAAAAAGGAACCTAAACGAAGTATTCTAGAGAGCAAAAAGACTGATTCAGTAACAAAACATGCTCAAGATCACATAATTGCTGAGAGGAAAAGAAGAGAAAAACTTAGTCAACAGTTCATAGCTCTTTCAGCACTGATTCCAGATTTGAAAAAG ATGGATAAGGCTTCTGTGTTAGGAGATGCAATAAACCATGTGAAACAGCTTCAAGAACAAGTGAAGATATTGGAACAGAAGAACCAAAGGAAAAACATTGAGTCTGTGGTTTATGTTGAGAAGACAAAATCATGTTCTTCAGATGAAGATGTTTCAGTTTCAGACACTTCCTCGAATTCTGGAAATGGTGGTAATTGTTGTCACCCGAATCGGTCACTGCCAGAAGTTGAGGCAAGAGTGTCAGAGAAAAACGTGCTGATAAGAATTCACTGTGAGAAAGAAAAAGGTGCGTTGATGAAGATAATCCAAGTGATAGAGAATCTTCATCTTTCTGTCACAAGCAATAGTACCTTGCTTTTTGGAACCACGAAACTTGACATAACCATCATAGCTGAG ATGGATAATGAATTCAGGCTAAGTGTGCAGGAGCTAGTTAGAACCATTCGAGTTGGACTGTTGCAATTCATGTAG